A genomic region of Gossypium hirsutum isolate 1008001.06 chromosome D01, Gossypium_hirsutum_v2.1, whole genome shotgun sequence contains the following coding sequences:
- the LOC107943063 gene encoding multiprotein-bridging factor 1a, whose protein sequence is MAGIGPLTQDWEPVVIRKKPPNAATKKDEKVVNAARRAGAEIESVKKSNAGTNKAASSSTTLNTRKLDEETENLAHERVPTELKKAIMHARMEKKLTQSQLAQMINEKPQIIQEYESGKAIPNQQIIGKLERALGAKLRGKK, encoded by the exons ATGGCCGGAATCGGACCTTTAACTCAAGACTGGGAGCCCGTCGTTATTCGGAAAAAGCCCCCAAACGCTGCCACCAAGAAGGATGAGAAAGTCGTTAACGCCGCCCGTCGAGCTGGTGCCGAGATCGAATCCGTCaagaaat CGAATGCTGGGACGAACAAGGCAGCATCGAGTAGCACTACTTTGAATACAAGGAAACTTGATGAGGAAACTGAAAATCTTGCTC ATGAACGAGTGCCAACTGAACTGAAGAAAGCCATCATGCATGCTCGAATGGAGAAGAAACTCACCCAGTCTCAACTTGCTCAG ATGATCAATGAAAAGCCCCAGATTATACAAGAGTACGAATCCGGAAAAGCTATTCCTAACCAACAGATTATAGGTAAACTCGAGAGGGCACTTGGTGCAAAGCTGAGAGGGAAGAAGTGA